One segment of Dolichospermum sp. DET69 DNA contains the following:
- the modA gene encoding molybdate ABC transporter substrate-binding protein yields MKRRKLLVLITTALATLLLAIGLPILTSSPVVAQSNTSLLVSAAASLKEALEEIKPLYQQSKSNVNISYNFGSSGALQQQIEQGAPADIFISAAKKQVDALEQKGLLVAGTRNIIAKNRLVLVVPKNVGGITSFYSLKDAKVKKIAIGEPRSVPAGQYAQQVLEKLKIWTEVKSKLVFANNVRQVLASVESGNADAGLVYITDAKISNQIKVVVTADEKYHSPIIYPLAVVKRSKNINAAKEFSQFLSSNQAKAVFKKYGFILP; encoded by the coding sequence ATCAAAAGAAGAAAATTACTAGTTTTAATAACTACGGCATTAGCAACTTTATTACTAGCAATTGGCTTACCAATCCTGACTTCTTCCCCTGTTGTAGCACAATCCAATACCAGCTTACTTGTATCCGCCGCTGCTAGTTTAAAAGAGGCACTAGAAGAAATTAAACCCCTCTACCAACAAAGTAAATCCAACGTCAATATTAGTTATAACTTTGGATCTTCTGGTGCATTACAGCAACAAATCGAACAAGGTGCGCCGGCGGATATTTTTATCTCTGCGGCTAAAAAACAAGTAGATGCTTTAGAACAAAAAGGACTTTTAGTTGCAGGAACTCGGAATATCATTGCTAAAAACAGGCTAGTTTTAGTAGTACCTAAAAATGTTGGGGGTATCACTAGTTTCTATAGCCTCAAAGATGCAAAAGTAAAAAAAATCGCTATTGGTGAACCGAGAAGTGTACCCGCAGGACAATACGCGCAACAAGTATTAGAAAAGCTGAAAATTTGGACAGAAGTTAAATCAAAACTGGTTTTTGCTAATAACGTGCGTCAAGTTTTAGCATCTGTAGAAAGTGGGAATGCTGATGCAGGTTTAGTTTATATAACTGATGCCAAAATCTCTAATCAGATAAAAGTCGTAGTTACAGCCGATGAAAAATACCACTCTCCTATTATTTATCCCTTAGCAGTTGTTAAACGCAGCAAAAATATTAATGCTGCTAAAGAATTCTCTCAATTTTTATCTAGTAATCAAGCTAAAGCTGTATTCAAGAAATATGGGTTTATTCTGCCTTAG